The genomic segment TATATGGTAGACAGAGGATTATAGACATAAATGAACTGTGTTCTATATATTAGTAATACATAGAAAATAATTGAataattaaaatttctaaatctatagcataaaaagtaaaatacttaggaataaatataattaaatgtatGCAAGTTCTTTGATTATATTCACTCCTCAGTTATTTTATTGAAaactacaaaaattttttttttcagtattactGAAAACTTCGAAGTTTAGCTAAAATCCAGAAAAACGCTTTTGCTCAGATGTGGTCTTCTTTACAGACTGGGGCCTGGTTGACTGGAGTCagtgaaaagaaagggaaaaggagaaagagcagTATCTCTCAGATTACgtagaaaaccaataaaacccaCGCACAGGACTTGTACCGCTCACGAAGGCACAGGGCGTCCTCTCAAGGAGGTCTTGAAAGCCTGGGCGAGAAAGTGAGCTCAGCAGGCTTCCACGCTCCAAagagaatgaagacagaaagaaggaCGTGGGGTACCCAGGTCTCTAGTGGAGCAAGGgtattttattagcagaaatgtAGGCTTATATATCTTGTAGTAAAatgattactcagctattacaaagaatgaaattccatcagttgcaacaaaatggatagtCCAATACATACAAGGTCGCTGACACTGAAaagagtcactgaagggagttaCTGAAAGGAACCCAAGCAGATACCCTTtcccatgatctcagtcctgagaactgtgtGCAGCTCTACTCGTCCCGGAATAGGagctgataaggaacagagactccttgagaaatggcacacaaaggaagaaaagtgcaACATATTGGATTCCTTAAAGTTGAAACCCCCTGACACtcagagaaattaaagatgacctCGATAAATGGAGCAATCTTTCTTATAGAATTTGATTTCACTTTTTCCCTCTTCTGATAGTTTTGTGCTCACTTTGGACTCCAGTATCAAGTGATGGTGTCCTGCTGGAGACTGAACCTGGTAAGCTTGAGTCATGGGAATTCAGGCTGAGCTTTCATTTACTACCCATATCCGCCTAGGGCCAGTTTACCTGAGGACAGTAGGGGCAAGGGAGGCTGGTGGGGGGTGTGAGGTTATggttcctggaggaagtgagcaCCTGAAAGCCTCTGAATCAACTCAAGAGAGTATGGATGGtcaggagtcatgtcctggtcTTCCAATGTGAAAGGTTCGAAGTACTGTCGAGAGAATGACTAGAGGATGGCATGTAGTCCTCCAGGTAATAATCCCAACAACCATGTGCTATGAATACTGTTGTTCCCCGCTTTCAGAAATGAGGAAACGGGCTTAGAGAAGTGAGGCTTTATGGCTAGTGTACCATAATCAATAATGGGGTTATAGGCCCTGAAGTCAGACACTGGACACCACGTGGTAGATTGCATTGCCAATTTGAAGCCAAACACATGATTGGTTCTAGTGTAAGTTCAAAGGTTGTGAATTTGAAAGTAAGATATAGAAAAATTATGCTACCACCCTATGCTGtgtttaagactccacacttctgatgcaggggcatgggtttgatctctggctggagaactaagatcccacatgccttggggtgcAGTTTAAAAATTGCTCTTGCCTGTTTCAAAAAAATATACTCTGGagggaaaatatttcttaaactatAAATCTTGAATCATCTTGCCTAGAAGAACATACCCCTAATGCAACTGGCTACCTGAAATTGATGACATCATTCTGTAtgtgtgattatttttttcctaaatgaattttaaatggcACAGATTGTACACACTGCCAtcctataaaattttaaatcattcctGTTAAGGCTCCTCATAGGTCCATGGTGTGCGTGTGTGAATTTTGATGGACATTGCCCAGAGCTCTGCACATAGGCAGCCTTGCTTCACCTCCCGCCGCACAGGTGCTTGAGAGCCCAGGTCCCTGATGATGAGGACCATGTAGCCAGCGCTAATTGTGCGCATTCACTGGTTTAAGCACTTAATGTAAGCTCACCAAGATATGGGTACTATTTTAGTGAATGGACATTTATGTGTGAGGAATATTTAAGTAACTTCATAGAGGTCTGCAAAAGAGGGTTTATCTTCAATTTGCATTCCACATCATGGAGGTGAAGCTGCTGGCCTTGGGTCCCAAATTCAGAGGCTGGTATTTGCAGGCTGTGAACCTCCAAAACAGCCAACATCAGTGTATCTGACTTAGGATATGGAGCGCCTACTTGACATTTTACAGGAAGCAGACCCTCACCAGGGAAAGCTGCTGACCACAAGCAGATAGACCCATACCTGTTGAAATTTCATCTTGAAGCCAACAAATCTGAGAATTGAGCACAAGCGGATCACACATGCGGCAGCCCACTTCCTCACACAGCCTTTAAATCTTTTGTCTCTTAACTGGCAACTTGGAGATGGTCTTAGGACATTAATCCACCATCTTCTCTGACTGCTCTTCTCCTAAATaaagcaacttttactttcccaccaacgtTTGTCTGTTTTTCCCAGTGGCAAGAAGTTGAACTTGGGTTTGCTACCAGCCTCATATGGTTACAGAGATTCTGAGGTGTGATATGCAGCCTGAGGTTTGGGAGCAACTGGCAGGCTCAGAAGACAGTAGGCTCtcaataaatgatttatttacttCCACCTTCTGAGCAGGGGCTTCCCTTCTGTGACTGGAGGCAAACTGGGGCCTACAGTACCCAGAATTCTCGATGCTACAATGTGTCACCTCTCTGCCAGTCATGGCCCAGGAGAGGGGCCTTTTCCTGTGAGCAGTTCACTTTGGACCAGAGCTCCCAGCGTCCCATCTCATCTCTGGGGGTGCAGAATGCTGGAGAGGAGACTAGCACCTCCGTCCCAGGGCGAGACATGCTcggtcgtatctgattctttgcgacctcgtggactgtagcccaccaggctcctctgtccatgggattttccagcaagaatactggaatcggttgtcatttacttctccaggggatctccccaatccagggatcaaccccatgtcatctgcattggcaagtggattctttaccactgagccacatgggaagcactCCCCAAGGAGACAGGTCCAATCAAAGCCATAGTTGTATGGAGAGATTCCCGTAGAACCCAGAGAAGTGAGGGATCAAAGGCATCCCAGGTACGTTCAGGTGCTTGGAGGTGAGGCTGAGCTGTGACTGTTCAATGAACCGTTAGTCTCTTTCCTTTTTGGGGGGTAGACACAGAGGGACAGAGTTCAGGCCGGAAATGGCCGGCTGAGAGTCTTGGCCTCTACTCTGAGGGTGACGGGAGGTCTGGGAAATTTGGTGCGAGTCTCAGCAGGCTGCCTCTGGCAGCACAGAGAACACACCGTGAAGGAGACCGAGCCATGGCGGAGTCGGAGCCAGGGCAGGTGCGGGAATAAAGCAAGCCCGCACACACAAGGTGCGTGAAGGCCGCCTATTCAGAGCTTGGTAATAACACGGGAGTTGGGCACCATCACGTCCCTGAAGCTGAGGTTCACAGGCAAGGGAGGGAGAGGGCTGACTGAACCCTAAGCTGGAAGAGGCTATAAATCAGGTTCAGTTTCTGCAAGGGTTATAGATCAGAATtttaggtgttttgttttttttttttgaagtttttttgttttggggtatagacagttaggggctttcctggtgactcagacagtagagaacccgcatgttaatgcaggagactcaggttcgattcctgggtcgggaagattctctggaggagggaatggcaatccacttcagtattcttgcctggagaagcccgcggacagaggagcctggcaggctatagtcaatggggtcacaaagagtcagacagggctgagtgactaacactttcactttttcatagccaattaacaatgttgtgatagtttcaggtgaacagcaaagggacctaGCCATACGTATACACGTACACATTCTCCCCCGGCTCCCCTCCATCcgagctgccacataacattgagcagagttccccgtgctgtacagtaggtctttgttggttatccatttaaaatgtatcagtatgtacatgtccaccccaaactccctaactctccCTTGCCCCCTGGCACCCATAAGCTCATTGAGAATTGTGGTTTTATATGTGGTCACACCACAGGGAAATTGAGGCAGAGACTATCGCAGTCGTCTAAATGAGTGTTGGTGGGCTGCACTGGAGTGACTGCTGAGAAAGTGGCACAAGTTGTGATCTAGGCTGTGACTTTAATTTATTTCTGACTGTGCAGGGTCTTCGTGACtttggggctactctctagttgtggtgcctgggcttctcactgcggtggcttctcattTCGGAGCtagggctctaaagcacaggctcagtaggtgtggcacacaggcttagctgctccatggcattcAAGCTGTGATTTTACTAAAGCTGGGTTTATTTTCTGAAGTAGATGATGACAGAGGGAAGTCGAGGCAAGAGGAACCAAAGTTTTCAGTTTAGCTGCTGAAAGGATGGAAATGACAGCCAGTGAAATGGGGAAGTCTGTTGTCAAGTTAATATTCAGAGAATCAGGTGTAGAAATATTGTGACTGGTGTGGGGACATGTGTGTGATGAACAGCACAATGACCTCCATTTCCTAATTCCTGGaacctttgcccatttttggattTACACCCTCAAGATGTAAGATGATAAACTTGTGTTGATTTAAGCCACCAGCTCATAGTGACCTGTTCCAGCAGTGACagggaaactaatacaatgtacAGCTGAGAAATGGAAGAGGGCTGAGAGTAACTGAGGGGTGCATAGGTTCTGGGTACCTGggatttgaagaaagaaaaaggaccaGCTTGCAGGACCTTTAGACCAGGAATCGGGGCTTTGGCAGTGGGGGCCATTGGAGGTTTGTGACAAGATGGCAGCCTGGTTGCATTGCCAAGTGCTCTGTCCATGCTGTGTGCAGGGTGACCTGTGGGGAGTCCAGCGTGACATCTGTGATGTGGGACAGAAGCCTGGTGGTAGGTAGCTCAAGATGTGAGGGAGACACAATCTGGAGAGCAAAGTGCATGAGAGGGGGGAGTGCTAACTGATGGTCCCTGTCACTGGAGCCGTAAGTGAAAAGAGTGAGCCCAGATTTAGGAACTGTGTCCAGGAAGTAGGTTACAGGGTTCCCAAGGGGCACTGGGCCAGGCGCAcagacttctctttttttaattttgcttattagttcttttggctgtgttgggtcttcactgacacttgggcttcctctagttgtggcacgagggcttctcattgtagcgtcttctcttgttgcagagcattgaCTCTGGGCACAAGGGCTTCGGTCGTTGTGGcacagggcttagttgccccatggcatgtgggctcttcctggatTGGGGgtggaatctgtgtctcttgcgttggcaggtggctccttcaccattgagccaccaggaaagcccaggcatGGACTTTAGATGGCATCTATCTCCCAACCCACTCGTTGCTGTGGGCTGATACAGTGCTCATTGGGGGTGGTCAGGAGAGAGTGAGGTCCAGCAGTACCAGTGCCTGGTACTTTCTGTGACCTGGCAACCTGGGGACATGAGGGAGCAGGACGTTGCTATGGGTAGGCAGCATGAGGATGCTCAGTGGAGATAATTCTCATGGACCTTGTGTCCCCGTCTTTGCATGGCTGTGTCCTGTCTGAGGATGTGTCTGTGTGCTTCTCCCTGGAAGAATGGAGGCTCCTTGCTGAGGCCCAGAGGCTCCTGTATGGGAATGTGATGCTGGAGACCTTGGCGCTTTTAGCTTCCCTGGGTAAGGCCCTCACACCAACCccatctcctttttccttttccccaggGTCCACCCTGTCCTTCCCACACTGCTTTCTTGCTGTGTCTCCTGTAGGAGATGCCAGCGCTGAGCTCTGTGGCATGTCCTCACTTCTTACTGAGCAGCCCCAAAGCCACACAAGCCAAGGTTTAAGGGATCACAAGGCATGGTTGGCCCAGTAGAGCTCATTAATTATAGTTGCTTTCTAGGCTGGTGAATCTGTCCAGAATTATGACTCCTCTGTGCCCGAGGTTCTGGCCCCTTGCTCCAGGTGACATTTTTCTGAAGCTCCATCCTATCAGAGTTTCAAGCACTCATATAGTCACTAATTAATGGAGACTCTTGGATGGTTCCTTCATGGTTCTTTTCATAATAATaagtattattgttattttggGCATgcagtgcagcatgtgggatcttagttcccccaccaggggtcaaacccaagcccctgcattggaagctcagagtcttaaccactggaccatcagggaagtcccagtgataattattattttttaactggtaGTCTGTCACAAGATGGGTTGCTCTGAGCCTGTACTCACCTGTCCTGGGTTTCCCTTAGGAATCATACCCACCAGATCACACTTCATCATGTAGCTGGAGCAGAGGGAGGAGCCCTGGGTGCCTGCCCAGGTGGAGATGACTCCAGCCACAGAGAAAGAGCCTCATATGGGACGTGATGAGTGGACACAGAGAGGAGCAGGATGTCAAGGTTGGGTTCAAATACAGAAATATCAACGGTTCCTGCCAGTGTTTGATTTCACGTCCTATGTGGGTAGCTCTGCattaaaaaaatccacttgcactgcaggagacacaggtttaatccctgggttgggaagattgccaagagaggggcatggcaacccattctagtattcttgcctgagacgttccatggacagaggagcctggtgggctgtcgtccatggggtcacaaagagttggacatgactgaagtgactgagcatgcatgcatgtggccACACAGCAAATCTACCTGTTCTTCCCCATGTTCTGGGCACTGTGACTGACTTCTAGTCTGACTTCTGGACCCTAGCATCTACCTGGCACCCACTACTCCTCACTGCTCAGTCTGCATTTGTCTACAGCATTTGGCCTGCACTGCATGAGAGGTGCACATATGCTTCAGTCATCTTTGAACACCAGCTACTCACTTGTAACTGGAGTTTTCTGGGCCTGGACATGCCTCTCTCCCTAACACTCACCTGTCCCAATGACCAACCTCCTCCTGGAAGCTGTTTGTTGAACCTTGTACTCATGTCCTTGCTGTCAGGAGGCCTCCCCCACTCTGCGATGTTCAGAGGCCCCACACTGCACAGCAACCCCTTCCTCAGCCTGTCCCACCTCACGCTTCTGTGAATAGTCCCATGGACTTACCCTGGGTGTGTCAGACATGTTTATGGTGGGGTTGACCCCTCCTGAAAGTCAACGTGTGTCTCGTTGGGCACTCCACTGGCTGCAGACCATTGCCATGCAGTGGAGGCTGAGGCTGCTTCCTCTGAGCAGACtgtttctttagaaggaatgtcACCATTTAGGACTCCTGTGGCAGCTCGAAGACCCAGCCATATGACATGTCTGGCCCAGCATTAAAAGACATCTTTCATCCTACTGAACAACCAGGAGGGGAAAGCCAGGCAGAAGCCACACAAGTGTGAGGCCTATGGGAGACAGTTCTGGTTCAGTGCAGACCTCCATCAGCACCAGAAACAGCACAGTGGAGAGAAATTCTTCAGGAAGGATGAGACCAAGGACTCTGAAAAGCTACAGAATCTGTGTGATGGAGAAGATCTATGAACATGGTGAAGACAGAATGCACATGCCAGCCCCCTCTGACCTAAAGCACTGGGTCTCTCATGACAGAATGAAGTCCCCACATGAGCACTGGGTGTGGGGGAGCCCTTAGCACTGAACAGAAGATTAACAAacgcagtgaatgtgggaaatcaTTTACCTGGAAAGACACGCTTGCTCAACACCAGAGAATCTACACTGGAGAGAGACCTCATGAGTGCAGCatatgtgggaaattcttcagccAAAGCTGTGACCTTTTGAAACATCAGACCATACACACCAGTGAAAGACCTTACAAGTGCAATTAATGCAGGGAAATTTTCAGACAGGTCTCTGGCTTGCTTGAACACAGGTGAGTTCACACAGGAGAAAGGCTCTTTCAGTGCAgtaactgcagaaaattcttagcAGCAAGTCGAACCTCATTCAGCACCAGGAGGTTCACACAGGAGCAAGGCCATACAcgtgcagtgaatgtgggaaagtGTTCAACTGCAAATACACACTGATTCTGCACCAGAGAACTCACACTGGAGAAGAGCCCTATGAGTGCAGCGAATGTGGGAAGACCTTCAGCCAGAGCTCCCACCTTCATGTACACTGGCGAGTTCACACAGTGACTACAAGTGCAGgaaatgtgggaaagccttcagctGCATCTCCAAACTCATTCAGCACCAGAAGGTCCATTCTGGAGACAAGCTGTATGAGTGTAGCAGGTGTGGGAAGGCCTTTGCTCAAAGGCCAAACCTCACTCAGCACTGGAAGCTTCACATGGGAGCAAGGGCTGCTGGAAGAGTTCAACTGCAAATGCATGCTTGTTCTCCACCAGAGGACTCATACTGGAGAAGAAGCGTGAGAGTGCAGGGAACGTGGGCGATCTCTTAGCCAATGCTCCCCACTTACTGTGCACTTGAGATTTCCTGGCAGTGCCTGTGAGTACAGCAGACATAGGAAAGCCTTTGTTGTTCTctagtcactaagttgggtctgactcttggcaaccccatggaccatggagtttcccagacaagaatattggagtgggttgctatattctcccccaggggatcttcccaacccagggatcaaacccacatctactgcattggaaggcagactctttaccactgagccaccagggaagcaggaaagCCTTTTCCCAAAGAccaaagttggaccataaagactcctgagtgccaaagaactgatggtctcaaactgtggtgctggagaagactcttgagagtccggactgcaaggagctcaaaccagtcaatctgaaaggaaatcaaccttgaacctTTATTGAAAAGacatactgaagctgaaactccaatactttggccacgtgatgtgaagagccgactcattggtaaagatcctgattctgggaaagattgagagcaagaggagaagagggtggcagaggatgagatggttggatggcatcaggaactcagtggacgtgaatctgggcaaactctaggagatagtgaaggacagagcagcctggcatgttgcagtccatgggttctcaaagactgagtgactgagcaacaacaaacctTATTAGCACAGGAAGGGACACTGGACAATGGCTTTAGAGTGCGGGGAATGCTGTCTCCTTGTTCACCCTGACAACTCCCCGGAGTGAAGGTCTGAGCATGGGCTTTGTGAGAGAGCCATCAATCAGAAGTGACACCTCATACATATGGACAGCCACAACGGGCAGGCTCCCGATGAGCGCCCCATGTGTGAGTTGCTTTCAGGAGCTGCGGTACACTTTCTACACTAAGGGCCTTTGCCGGTGGTAAAGGGCATCCTGCATGTGGGAGAAGTCCCACAATGTGCGTCGGTTACAGGCTCAGGCAGGCCGGCCTCTACCTCTCCCCAGTCCCGGGGAGGAGTCAGGAGTGGCCTCAGTGGCTCACAGGGGCCTTATTTTCACCCTTTTACTGGGTTCAGTATGGAAAGGATCAGCACATGTGTTCTCCAGAAAGCCTGCAGAGTTTTACCTTCGGGATGTCTTGGTCTCATTAGAATTGTGAAATACAGTCTCCAAGTCCCCCAGCCTTGGAACCATGAGCCCCACACCTGCTCATTTTTGTACAGTAATAAAGTCCTTACTCTGAGCTACCTGTAATCTTGAGGGTTCTGTTCACTGTGTGGAGTCTGTTAAGGACACAATTGTGTTCTATCAGTGTGAAAAGGTAAACAGATTTCATGAGAACCCTCAGATTTCTGTGCTTCAGAGAGTCCAGGATGATGGCAAAGAATAGCTGTTCACTTTTGGCCCAGTTTGCATTGCTGTCAAGGCGTTATAGGACTGACTTCTGGGCCCCATCAGATACATGTGGCCTCAATGCTAGCTTTATTGGTAAGTATGAAGAAAGCCAGATGGTCCCTTGTTCCTATAGAATGTTCTCAAGCATTAGTAAGAAGCAATTGGTCTCTGGTATCTGCCAAGGAGCCTGAGTCCAGAATTTGGGAGGCAGGTGTCACTAACTGGATGTCCTACAGGAACCATACTGGTTCAGAAACACTGAGTATCCGTACTAAGTAGTTGGAGAGATTACAGCGCCCTAGAGGGGTGTACTTGCTAAAGGTCCTCCTCAGATATTCCCATACTATGGCTATACAGGATGAGAGGGTATAGAAATTGTCAAGACCTCCAGTGCTATGTTTCTTCTATGGCCGAGTTCACCTGCATGACAATCTATAAACCTTCTGTGAATTTGCTGAAACTCGAtgaatcagggtttttttccttacttttttttaaaatcacaccaTGCAACATGTGTGACCTTAGTtctctcaccagggattgaacccacacacctgaagtggaagcacagtgtcttaactgctggacctccagggaagtccctagacttGCTGAATCAGGTCAAGTCCATTGCTGTGTAGGCAGGAAAATGGGGGCTGAGAGAATGAAAATCTAGGATTCCAGAGATATGGGTTTTGTGACTTACCCAGTGTTTTTGGTAACTCCTGTTGAAAGAGGTTTAATCAGTTGTCAGTTCGCTGCCCTGATTCCCAGGGTATGAGGAGATGGTGGAATAATCATACAGCTGCCAAACAGGATTTAGTTTgtcctttctgttttcttaaggTGGGTAGTGTCATTTATTCAAGAACTCACACCTAATGTAGTCACTTATTCTGTAagtaatcactcagtcatgtccaacagtttttgacctcatggactgtcacctaccaggctcctttgtccatggaattctcaggcgaAAATGACTGGAGTGACTATATTTCAGCATCCCAGAAATTTTGCTGTATTGAGCATTtgtttcatttatgataaaatttgttttaaaactgaaCCAAAACAGTTCTAGCTTTGTCTCTAGGGACTTCTAAATATCTGGCTTTGACATTTTGCTAAGATAAGAATAACAGGATTTATTATGTGTTGTTTAATGTTAAaaacaccagggcttccctggtggctcagaggttaaagcgtctgcctctaataagggagacctgggttcgatccctgggttgggaagatcccctggagaaggaaatggcaacccactccagtattcttgcctggagaatctcatggacggaggagcctggtgggctacagtccatagttttgctaagagtcagacacgactgagcaacttaactaacTAATATTAAAAAATCCGGTGAcagtgacttccctggcagtccagtggttaagactcaatgCTTTCAATTTGGAGGtcacaggtttgatgcctggttggggaactaaggcccCACATGCCACATAGTGTGGCCTAAAATCCTGTGACAACACTAAGGTCCATTTGATTACTGATGGTAACGGTTAGGCAGTCTGGCTTGACTGTTACCAGAAAAGCATAAAAGTCCCTGCTGATATCTTCTGACTTGAGCCTTCCGAAAGCCAGGAGTCACCACCCAGATATCCATGGCTTAATCCGGAAGTGCATCACAACACTGTGTGGATAACAGTCTGGGAAACTGCCTGGAGGTCTCTGACCCCCAGCGTAACTCtgcattttctttgtctttttatatcatatgctgtgctttttttttattctttggccATGCCaaagggcatgc from the Capra hircus breed San Clemente chromosome 18, ASM170441v1, whole genome shotgun sequence genome contains:
- the ZNF671 gene encoding LOW QUALITY PROTEIN: zinc finger protein 671 (The sequence of the model RefSeq protein was modified relative to this genomic sequence to represent the inferred CDS: inserted 5 bases in 4 codons; deleted 2 bases in 2 codons; substituted 3 bases at 3 genomic stop codons), which encodes MDLVSPSLHGCVLSEDVSVCFSLEEWRLLAEAQRLLYGNVMLETLALLASLGIIPTRSHFIMXLEQREEPWVPAQVEMTPATEKEPHMGRDEWTQRGAGYHCHAVEAEAASSEQTVSLEGMSPFRTPVAAXKTQPYDMSGPALKDIFHPTEQPGGKARQKPHKCEAYGRQFWFSADLHQHQKQHSGEKFFRKDETKDSXKSYRICVMEKIYEHGEDRMHMPAPSDLKHWVSHDRMKPHMSTGCGGALSTEQKINKRSECGKSFTWKDTLAQHQRIYTGERPHECSICGKFFSQSCDLLKHQTIHTSERPYKCNXCREIFRQVSGLLEHRXVHTGERLFQCSNCRKFXSSKSNLIQHQEVHTGARPYTCSECGKVFNCKYTLILHQRTHTGEEPYECSECGKTFSQSSHLHVHWRVHXSDYKCRKCGKAFSCISKLIQHQKVHSGDKLYECSRCGKAFAQRPNLTQHWKLHMGARAAGRVQLQMHACSPPEDSYWRRSVRVQGTWAIS